A window of the Peromyscus leucopus breed LL Stock chromosome 22, UCI_PerLeu_2.1, whole genome shotgun sequence genome harbors these coding sequences:
- the LOC114697272 gene encoding WD repeat and coiled-coil-containing protein, with the protein MELGNGKLLRTGLNSLNQAVHPTHGLAWTDGNRVVLTGLQLHNGEAKFGDSQVLGKFDYVCGLSWAPLSAAPGPTLLAVQHKKHVAVWQLRPSTSGSSKWQMSQTSEIRESLPLLPQGCVWHPKDAVLAVLTAQDASIFPDVHSDGSRVKVDINTRGRIYCACWTLDGQRLVVAIDSSLHSYTWDSAQKSLHSCAFCPVFDVNRPIRSITATVDSQVAIATELPLHKLCSLNASEAFDAPPGGRDAGVRAQPVGETPPGEGSSGVTVSSFSDPLDLTRIHFNRSGAEEGPLLCVRERDYLTGTGQDSSHLVLVTFKKAITMTKKVAIPGILVPDLIAFNLKAQLVAVAANTCNVILVYSVTPSSMLNIQQIQLESNERPKGLCFLTDRLLLISVGKPKPTEAVFLPSSESDQYSVCLIVREVTLGRESSGTPAESQGAYSAFNAQLEKADREQMVENLSLGLRQGLLLTADTSLAQSGRSGRALIQEIESPSSPPPRDSIVQETLLRPSWLWPALPRPSWTPDHTSTPEPNLPPRENLGEEKETCPLSRELAVLSRHLVGMQQSLFELTDSLQKEKRFSPVYPLSQDPPYVHLVYQKPSSVGPAEKRAVLLCDGKLRLSTVQQMFGLYLVEMLHDSHWILLSADSQGFIPLTFTASQTIVVRDGSLSKPEVARDPFSQSGCHSHT; encoded by the exons ATGGAGTTGGGAAACGGAAAACTGCTTAGGACCGGACTGAACTCGCTGAATCAGGCGGTGCATCCAACCCACGGCCTCGCCTGGACGGACGGGAATCGGGTAGTCCTGACAGGTTTACAGCTTCATAACGGAGAGGCCAAGTTTGGGGACTCCCAAGTCCTCGGGAAATTTGACTACGTCTGTGGGCTTTCCTGGGCCCCGCTCAGCGCAGCTCCCGGACCCACTCTGCTCGCCGTCCAGCATAAGAAACACGTCGCTGTGTGGCAGCTGCGCCCCAGCACCTCGGGATCAAGCAAATGGCAGATGTCTCAGACCTCCGAAATCAGAgagtccctccctctccttccccagggcTGCGTGTGGCACCCGAAAGATGCTGTCCTGGCTGTGTTGACGGCACAGGATGCTTCCATTTTTCCCGACGTTCACAGCGACGGTTCCAGAGTCAAAGTGGACATCAACACCAGGGGCCGAATTTACTGTGCGTGTTGGACCCTGGACGGCCAGAGGCTGGTGGTGGCGATAGACAGCAGCCTTCACTCGTACACATGGGACAGTGCTCAGAAGTCCCTCCACAGCTGCGCCTTCTGCCCGGTGTTTGATGTGAACCGCCCCATCCGCTCCATCACAGCCACCGTGGACTCTCAGGTGGCCATAGCCACCGAGCTTCCGCTCCACAAGCTTTGTAGCTTAAATGCGTCTGAAGCCTTTGACGCTCCGCCCGGTGGGAGAGATGCGGGTGTGCGCGCTCAGCCTGTGGGTGAAACGCCCCCCGGGGAGGGGAGTTCTGGAGTGACAGTGTCTTCCTTTTCCGATCCCCTGGATCTGACTCGCATACATTTCAACCGATCAGGCGCTGAGGAGGGTCCTCTTCTTTGTGTAAGAGAAAGGGACTACTTGACAGGAACCGGCCAGGACTCTTCCCATCTGGTCCTGGTCACCTTTAAGAAAGCCATCACCATGACAAAAAAGGTTGCCATCCCGGGCATCCTGGTTCCTGATCTCATCGCATTTAACTTGAAAGCGCAGCTGGTGGCCGTGGCCGCCAACACGTGCAACGTCATTCTGGTCTATTCCGTCACTCCTTCTTCTATGCTCAACATCCAGCAAATTCAGTTAGAGAGTAACGAGAGACCCAAAGGCCTTTGCTTCTTGACAGACAGATTGTTACTAATTTCTGTAGGGAAACCAAAGCCCACCGAAGCcgtgttccttccttcctcagaatCTGATCAGTATTCCGTTTGCCTGATAGTCAGAGAAGTAACATTGGGAAGAGAATCTTCTGGAACGCCTGCTGAAAGTCAGGGTGCTTACTCTGCCTTCAACGCTCAGTTGGAGAAAGCAGACAGAGAGCAGATGGTTGAGAACCTCTCCCTGGGCTTGAGACAAGGACTCTTGCTGACAGCGGACACCAGTCTGGCTCAGAGTGGGAGGTCTGGCAGAGCCCTTATTCAAGAGATTGAAAGCCCCTCGTCCCCTCCACCCAGGGATTCCATTGTACAGGAAACCCTTCTCAGGCCCTCCTGGCTTTGGCCAGCCTTGCCTAGACCCAGCTGGACACCAGACCACACCAGCACCCCAGAACCGAATTTACCTCCAAGAGAGAACttaggggaagagaaggaaacctGCCCGCTCTCCAGGGAGCTGGCCGTCTTATCTCGGCACCTGGTCGGAATGCAGCAGAGTCTCTTTGAACTCACGGACTCTCTACAGAAGGAGAAGCGGTTCTCTCCAGTGTATCCCCTCTCTCAGGATCCTCCCTATGTTCACCTCGTTTACCAG AAACCCTCGTCTGTAGGTCCTGCGGAAAAAAGAGCCGTGCTTCTCTGCGATGGCAAGCTACGGCTCAGCACAGTCCAGCAGATGTTTGGCCTCTATCTCGTGGAAATGCTGCACG ATTCCCACTGGATCCTCCTCTCCGCGGACAGCCAAGGTTTCATCCCATTAACCTTCACAGCCTCCCAGACCATCGTGGTGAGAGATGGCAGCCTGTCTAAGCCAGAGGTGGCCAGGGACCCTTTCTCACAATCAGGATGTCACTCGCACACCTGA
- the Mfsd2b gene encoding major facilitator superfamily domain-containing protein 2B produces the protein MSSHEPTPAPAAQPHTQEPGSDNRTGRLSVCTKVCYGIGGVPNQVASSASAFYLQPFLLDVAQIPAAQVSLALFGGKVSGAVADPVAGFFINKSRRTRSGRLMPWALGCIPFIALAYFFLWFLPPFTSLRGLWYTTFYCLFQALATFFQVPYTALTMILTPSPRERDSATAYRMTMEMAGTLMGAAVHGLIVSSAHGSRRCEDPGAQLPGSTAVSPDAARLYCLAAAVVALTYPVCGSLLCLGVKEQPDTSAPASGSGLSFFTGLAITSRHPPYLSLVASFLFISAAVQVEQSYLVLFCLHASRLQDHVQGLVLTILISAVLSTPLWEWVLQRFGKRTSAFGICVMVPFSILLAAVPSAPVAYVVAFVSGVSIAVSLLLPWSMLPDVVDDFQLQHQRGPGVETIFYSSYVFFTKLSGAGALGISTLSLEFAGYKAGACQQAEEVVVTLKVLIGAVPTCMILIGLCILLAGPTPKTPSQDTSAQLSLRRRTSYSIA, from the exons ATGTCGTCTCACGAACCCACCCCAGCTCCAGCTGCACAGCCTCACACCCAGGAGCCAGGCTCG GACAACAGGACCGGTCGCCTGTCAGTCTGTACGAAGGTGTGCTATGGCATTGGTGGAGTCCCCAACCAGGTGGCCTCCAGCGCCTCGGCCTTCTACCTGCAGCCCTTCCTGCTCGATGTGGCACAG ATCCCCGCTGCCCAGGTGTCACTTGCCTTGTTCGGAGGGAAGGTGTCTGGGGCCGTTGCGGACCCTGTGGCTGGCTTCTTCATCAACAAAAGCAGAAGGACAAGATCTGGACGGCTGATGCCTTG GGCGCTGGGCTGCATACCTTTCATTGCCCTGGCCTACTTCTTCCTGTGGTTCCTGCCCCCATTCACCAGCCTGCGTGGGCTCTGGTATACCACCTTCTACTGCCTCTTCCAGGCCCTGGCTACG TTCTTCCAGGTTCCCTACACGGCGCTCACGATGATCCTCACTCCCAGCCCCAGAGAGCGAGACTCTGCCACTGCATACC GGATGACCATGGAGATGGCAGGGACGCTGATGGGAGCCGCTGTCCATGGGCTCATCGTGTCCAGTGCCCATGGGTCTCGGAGGTGTGAGGATCCTGGAGCGCAGCTCCCCGGGAGTACCGCTGTCTCCCCAGATGCA GCTCGTCTCTATTGCCTGGCAGCCGCCGTGGTTGCATTGACTTACCCTGTGTGTGGCAGTTTGCTGTGCCTAGGAGTGAAGGAGCAGCcag ACACTTCCGCCCCAGCCTCAGGTTCAGGCCTGAGCTTCTTCACGGGGCTGGCCATCACTTCCCGGCACCCACCCTACTTGAGTCTGGTGGCGTCCTTCTTGTTCATCTCCGCGGCCGTCCAG GTGGAACAAAGCTACCTGGTCCTGTTCTGTTTACATGCCTCCCGGCTACAAGACCATGTCCAGGGCTTGGTGCTAACCATCCTG ATCTCAGCTGTGCTGAGCACCCCGCTGTGGGAGTGGGTTCTCCAGAGATTTGGGAAGAGGACATCCGCGTTCGGGATCTGT GTGATGGTGCCCTTTTCTATCTTGCTGGCGGCGGTGCCCTCGGCGCCTGTGGCCTATGTTGTGGCCTTTGTCTCCGGTGTGAGCATTGCTGTGTCCCTGCTGCTCCCCTG GTCCATGTTGCCAGATGTGGTGGATGACTTCCAGCTGCAGCACCAGCGTGGCCCAGGCGTGGAGACGATCTTCTACTCATCCTACGTCTTCTTCACCAAGCTCTCAGGCGCAGGCGCCCTGGGCATCTCCACCCTCAGTTTGGA GTTCGCGGGGTATAAGGCAGGGGCCTGCCAGCAAGCAGAGGAAGTGGTGGTCACCCTCAAGGTCCTCATCGGTGCGGTGCCCACCTGTATGATCCTTATTGGGCTGTGCATCCTCCTGGCTGGCCCAACTCCCAAGACGCCAAGCCAGGACACCTCCGCCCAGCTAAGCCTTAGGAG gAGAACTAGCTACAGCATCGCCTGA